One Acidobacteriota bacterium genomic window carries:
- a CDS encoding DUF1592 domain-containing protein, which produces MRTARSRVDDMRGVRGTEMKMSIGRRAVRGEPSVVAATPRSTEVTMAVGRRVRRLRHVGLARLAGSLLAGSLLTGIAPAEASQAAVAAAPTALVQAPRAVGAAPAAAAPDDHAALVQRYCVTCHNGRLRTAGLALDAVEVSAEHVAAHPELWEKVVQKLRSRTMPPAGRPRPAGAAYSAFASWLETTLDTAALARPNPGRPLLHRMNRTEYRNAVRDLLGVDADVSALPADDSTYGFDNIADALGVSPLLIESYVTTARKVSRLAVGSPAIPAATVTYKTPEDLTQDYHLRDLPLGTRGGVRVAEHFPVDAEYEIRVRLRRTAVGAIRGIGEEHRVELTLDGERVALFPVGSEDAYRPIVINEQNPGQTATKAFTADESMRVRLPITAGRHEIVASFVGRPAALSEEVARPFLRSYVGTSSRRGLPDVDRVLIAGPFDAVRPEDTPSRRRIFTCRPEGSADELPCARSILSRLGRLAYRRPLEAPELDRLIDFYREGGRDGGFEAGIELALRFVLASPQFIFRLEAEPAAVAAGAVYPLADLDLASRLSFFLWSSIPDEELLAAAEGGRLTDPAELMRQVRRMLADPRASALVENFAGQWLYLRNLGNTHPDPPTFPDFDDNLRRALQRETELFFESILHEDRSVLDLLTADYTFVNERLARHYGMRGIYGDRFRRVRVTDAARRGLLGHGSVLTVTSYATRTSPVLRGNWILENLLGAPPPPPPPDVPDLEDTGSAEGLSIRERLTRHRANPACATCHARMDPYGFGLENFDAIGRWRGTGADGQSIDASDVLPDGTAFDGPSELREAILQRPGTFVETFTRKLLTYGIGRGLEYYDAPAVRRIVGQAADRDYRFSSIVAGIVMSDAFRMKMKRPASDETAGARAAVP; this is translated from the coding sequence ATGCGGACCGCGCGGTCTCGCGTTGATGACATGCGGGGTGTGCGAGGCACGGAAATGAAGATGTCGATCGGACGGCGGGCTGTTCGGGGTGAGCCGTCCGTCGTTGCGGCGACGCCGCGGAGCACGGAGGTGACGATGGCAGTCGGACGGCGCGTCCGGCGACTGCGACACGTGGGGTTGGCGCGGCTGGCCGGCAGTCTGCTGGCCGGCAGTTTGCTGACCGGCATCGCTCCTGCCGAGGCGTCGCAGGCCGCCGTGGCTGCCGCGCCAACGGCCTTGGTGCAGGCGCCGCGAGCCGTCGGCGCCGCACCCGCCGCGGCGGCGCCCGACGACCACGCCGCGCTCGTGCAGCGCTATTGCGTGACCTGCCACAACGGCCGGTTGCGGACCGCCGGCCTTGCTTTGGACGCGGTCGAGGTCTCCGCGGAGCACGTCGCCGCCCACCCCGAGCTGTGGGAGAAGGTCGTCCAGAAGCTGCGTAGCCGCACCATGCCCCCGGCGGGGCGCCCGCGGCCGGCGGGGGCCGCGTACAGCGCCTTCGCCTCGTGGCTGGAGACGACGCTCGATACGGCCGCGCTCGCGCGCCCCAACCCGGGTCGCCCGCTGCTGCACCGGATGAACCGCACGGAGTACCGCAACGCGGTGCGCGATCTGCTGGGCGTCGATGCCGACGTCAGCGCGTTGCCCGCTGACGATTCCACCTACGGCTTCGACAACATCGCGGACGCCCTGGGGGTGTCCCCGCTGCTCATCGAGAGCTACGTGACGACGGCGCGCAAGGTCAGCCGGCTGGCCGTCGGCAGCCCCGCGATCCCGGCGGCGACCGTTACCTACAAGACGCCGGAAGACCTGACCCAGGACTACCACCTGCGCGACCTGCCGCTCGGCACTCGCGGAGGCGTCCGCGTGGCGGAGCACTTCCCGGTCGACGCCGAATACGAGATTCGCGTGCGGCTGCGGCGGACCGCGGTGGGCGCCATCCGCGGGATCGGCGAGGAGCATCGGGTCGAGCTGACCCTGGACGGCGAGCGGGTCGCCCTGTTTCCGGTCGGCAGCGAGGACGCCTACCGGCCGATCGTGATCAACGAGCAGAACCCCGGCCAGACTGCCACGAAGGCGTTCACCGCGGACGAGTCGATGCGCGTGCGGCTGCCGATCACGGCCGGCCGTCACGAGATCGTCGCCTCGTTCGTGGGCCGGCCCGCGGCGCTGTCGGAAGAGGTCGCGAGGCCGTTTCTCCGCAGCTACGTCGGTACGAGCAGCCGCCGGGGGTTGCCGGATGTCGACCGCGTCCTGATCGCCGGGCCGTTCGACGCCGTGCGGCCGGAGGACACGCCGAGCCGGCGGCGCATCTTCACGTGCCGTCCGGAGGGCTCCGCCGACGAGCTGCCGTGCGCCCGCTCGATTCTCTCGCGGCTGGGTCGCCTGGCCTACCGCCGGCCTCTCGAAGCGCCGGAGCTCGACCGGCTGATCGACTTCTACCGGGAAGGCGGCCGCGACGGCGGCTTCGAGGCGGGTATCGAGCTGGCGCTGCGCTTCGTCCTGGCCAGCCCGCAGTTCATCTTCCGCCTGGAGGCCGAGCCCGCCGCTGTCGCGGCCGGCGCCGTCTATCCGCTGGCGGACCTGGACCTCGCCTCGCGGCTGTCGTTCTTTCTCTGGAGCAGCATCCCGGACGAGGAGTTGCTGGCGGCGGCCGAAGGCGGGCGCCTGACGGATCCGGCGGAGCTGATGCGGCAGGTGCGGCGCATGCTGGCCGATCCCCGCGCGTCGGCGCTGGTGGAGAACTTCGCCGGCCAGTGGCTGTACCTGCGGAACCTGGGCAATACGCATCCCGATCCGCCGACCTTCCCGGACTTCGACGACAACCTGCGCCGCGCGCTGCAGCGCGAGACGGAGCTGTTCTTCGAGAGCATCCTGCACGAGGATCGCAGCGTCCTCGATCTGCTGACCGCCGACTACACGTTCGTGAACGAGCGCCTGGCGCGCCACTACGGGATGCGGGGCATCTACGGGGATCGGTTCCGCCGCGTGCGCGTGACCGACGCGGCGCGGCGCGGGCTGCTGGGCCACGGCAGCGTGCTGACGGTCACCTCGTACGCGACGCGGACATCCCCGGTGCTGCGCGGGAACTGGATTCTCGAGAACCTGCTGGGCGCGCCCCCGCCGCCCCCGCCGCCCGACGTGCCGGACCTGGAGGACACGGGCAGCGCCGAGGGCCTGTCCATCCGCGAGCGCCTGACGCGGCACCGCGCGAACCCCGCCTGCGCCACGTGTCACGCGCGCATGGATCCGTACGGGTTCGGGCTGGAGAACTTCGACGCGATCGGCCGCTGGCGCGGGACCGGCGCCGACGGGCAGTCGATCGACGCCTCGGACGTCCTCCCCGACGGGACCGCGTTCGACGGTCCGAGCGAGCTGCGGGAGGCCATCCTGCAGAGGCCCGGGACGTTCGTCGAGACGTTCACGCGCAAGCTGCTGACGTATGGGATTGGCCGGGGGCTGGAGTACTACGACGCGCCCGCGGTGCGCAGGATCGTCGGGCAGGCGGCCGACCGGGACTACCGGTTCTCGTCGATCGTCGCCGGCATCGTGATGAGCGATGCATTTCGCATGAAGATGAAGCGGCCCGCTTCGGATGAGACGGCGGGCGCAAGGGCGGCGGTGCCGTAG
- a CDS encoding DUF1552 domain-containing protein: MIITKKALPRRTFLRGAGATLALPLLDAMVPALSAMSRTAAAPVRRLAFSYIPNGAIMEQWTPAAAGTAFDLPPILASLEPHRDRLVVLSGLDSRPAEAAEGEGSGDHARASAVWLTGVHPRRTQGADVRGAKTIDQLAADELGRETQLRSLEVAAEDFTAVGGCDIGYSCSYVNTLSWRTATTPLPMQTDPRVVFERLFGEGLGAEERRRQLGRDRSILDAIVGEVGRLRTRLGAADAARVHEYLDSVRDVEQRVRKVEARVGEHIELPEMPVGVPELYDDHVKLMYDLQVLAFQTDVTRVSTFMLAREASTRTYSHIGVPDPHHAISHHGNAADKVAKHAKINTYHVSLFRYFLDRLRETPDGDGTLLDHSLLLYGGCISNGNLHLHTDLPVLLAGGAGGRLQGGRHAVCADGTPLTNLLLSILDKVDVHRDRLGDSTGRLAEI; this comes from the coding sequence ATGATCATCACGAAGAAGGCCTTGCCGCGGCGGACGTTCCTGCGCGGCGCCGGCGCGACGCTGGCGCTCCCGTTGCTCGACGCCATGGTGCCCGCGCTGTCGGCCATGTCCCGCACGGCGGCGGCGCCGGTGCGCCGGCTCGCGTTCTCCTACATCCCGAACGGCGCGATCATGGAGCAGTGGACGCCGGCCGCGGCGGGGACGGCGTTCGATCTGCCGCCGATACTCGCGTCGCTGGAGCCGCACCGCGACCGGCTCGTCGTCCTGTCGGGCCTCGACTCGCGCCCGGCGGAGGCGGCCGAGGGCGAGGGCTCGGGCGACCACGCGCGGGCCAGCGCGGTGTGGCTGACCGGCGTGCATCCCAGGCGGACCCAGGGGGCCGACGTTCGCGGCGCCAAGACCATCGACCAACTTGCGGCCGACGAGCTGGGCCGCGAAACGCAGTTGCGCTCGCTGGAAGTGGCCGCCGAGGACTTCACGGCCGTCGGCGGGTGCGACATCGGCTACTCGTGCAGCTACGTCAACACGCTGTCGTGGCGCACGGCGACGACGCCGTTGCCCATGCAGACCGATCCGCGCGTCGTCTTCGAGCGCCTGTTCGGGGAGGGTCTCGGTGCGGAGGAGCGCCGGCGGCAGCTCGGCCGGGACCGGAGCATCCTGGATGCCATCGTCGGCGAGGTGGGCCGCCTGCGGACCCGGCTCGGCGCCGCCGACGCCGCGCGCGTGCACGAGTACCTGGACAGCGTGCGCGACGTGGAGCAGCGCGTCCGCAAGGTGGAGGCGCGCGTCGGCGAGCACATCGAGCTGCCGGAGATGCCGGTCGGGGTGCCCGAGCTGTACGACGACCACGTGAAGCTGATGTACGACCTGCAGGTGCTGGCCTTCCAGACCGACGTCACGCGCGTCAGCACGTTCATGCTCGCGCGCGAAGCGTCGACGCGGACCTACAGCCACATCGGCGTGCCCGATCCGCACCACGCCATCTCGCACCACGGCAACGCGGCCGACAAGGTGGCGAAGCACGCGAAGATCAACACGTACCACGTCAGCCTGTTCCGCTACTTCCTGGACCGGCTGCGCGAGACGCCGGACGGCGACGGCACGCTGCTGGATCATTCGCTGCTGCTGTACGGCGGCTGCATCAGCAACGGGAACCTGCACCTGCACACCGATCTGCCGGTGCTGCTGGCCGGCGGCGCCGGGGGCCGGCTGCAGGGCGGCCGCCACGCGGTCTGTGCGGACGGCACCCCGCTGACCAACCTGCTGCTGTCGATCCTGGACAAGGTGGACGTCCACCGCGACCGCCTCGGCGACAGCACCGGGCGCCTGGCGGAGATCTGA
- a CDS encoding FkbM family methyltransferase, whose translation MDPGSIAGRRVAWVKSLTRRTSIPAIAAGVLLACGPGNPPEDYVPLPIASVAPALLDDVERTRRHLNAFPIEEYEQHEVAGVGRFFIDDPSDMIKQVIVAGYAWERHQAELFEEHVEPGSVAVEVGAHIGSHTVSLARLVGPWGRVYAFEPQRKIYRELYHNLALNGLNNVVPLRYAIGAGETRVIEMNPATQGNEGGTGVGAGGDRAELRSLDSFGFERVSLLKIDVEHYENEVLAGAVETIRRNRPAILIEIMGGEDYATASPAVRERIHATWDRLETLGYTVEPVAGHDYIALPNIEQGGDP comes from the coding sequence ATGGACCCTGGTTCGATCGCGGGGCGGCGAGTCGCGTGGGTGAAGTCGTTGACGAGACGGACGTCGATCCCGGCGATCGCCGCGGGCGTGCTGCTGGCCTGCGGGCCGGGCAATCCTCCCGAAGACTACGTCCCGTTGCCGATCGCGTCCGTGGCCCCGGCGCTGCTCGACGACGTGGAGAGGACACGGCGCCATCTCAACGCGTTCCCGATCGAGGAATACGAGCAGCACGAGGTCGCGGGCGTCGGCCGCTTCTTCATCGACGATCCGTCCGACATGATCAAGCAGGTCATCGTGGCCGGCTACGCGTGGGAGCGGCACCAGGCGGAGCTGTTCGAGGAGCACGTCGAGCCGGGCTCCGTGGCGGTCGAGGTCGGGGCGCACATCGGCAGCCACACCGTGTCGCTCGCCCGCCTGGTCGGGCCCTGGGGCCGCGTCTACGCGTTCGAGCCGCAGCGGAAGATCTACCGCGAGCTGTACCACAACCTCGCCCTGAACGGTCTGAACAACGTCGTGCCGCTGCGCTATGCGATCGGCGCGGGGGAGACGCGCGTCATCGAGATGAATCCCGCCACGCAGGGCAACGAGGGCGGCACCGGCGTCGGCGCCGGGGGCGACCGGGCGGAGCTGCGCAGCCTCGACAGCTTCGGCTTCGAGCGCGTGTCGCTGCTGAAGATCGACGTGGAGCACTACGAGAACGAGGTGCTCGCAGGAGCCGTCGAGACCATCCGCCGCAACCGGCCGGCGATCCTGATCGAGATCATGGGCGGCGAGGATTACGCGACGGCGTCGCCCGCCGTGCGGGAGCGGATCCACGCTACCTGGGACCGGTTGGAGACGCTCGGCTACACCGTTGAACCGGTGGCCGGGCACGACTACATCGCGTTGCCGAACATCGAACAAGGAGGAGACCCGTGA
- a CDS encoding cyclase family protein yields MTRRSSTAFLRLVALVAAAAFAAAVTVETQEPRNPRNVEEFDAMFQELNNWGRWGADDELGTMNLITPEKTREAAALVQRGITVSLAHNPMPDEAVDNPDAAFNHTMGASLRSDTYEFRYHGYGVSHIDSLCHFLWNDRMYNDIPPSASSLEEGCGKLGIQNLKQGIVTRGILLDFARLKGVPYLEPQTPIYVEDIEAWEEMAGVTVSPGDVVFVRTGRWARRAALGPWQVSGNSAGLHASVLPWIKERGVAIVGSDAASDVMPSLVEGVTQPVHTMLIAGLGTHIFDNMDLEALAETAAQENRWEFMLTAGPIPVEGGTGSPLNPIAIF; encoded by the coding sequence ATGACTCGCAGATCCAGCACGGCATTCCTCAGGCTCGTCGCACTCGTCGCCGCGGCCGCGTTCGCCGCCGCCGTCACCGTCGAAACCCAGGAGCCGCGCAACCCGCGCAACGTCGAAGAGTTCGACGCGATGTTCCAGGAGCTGAACAACTGGGGCCGCTGGGGCGCCGACGACGAGCTCGGCACGATGAATCTGATCACGCCCGAGAAGACGCGCGAAGCGGCGGCGCTCGTGCAGCGGGGCATCACCGTGTCGCTGGCGCACAACCCGATGCCGGACGAGGCGGTGGACAACCCCGACGCCGCGTTCAACCACACGATGGGCGCGTCGTTGCGGAGCGATACGTACGAGTTCCGATACCACGGCTACGGGGTCAGCCACATCGACTCGCTCTGCCACTTCCTGTGGAACGACCGGATGTACAACGACATCCCGCCGTCGGCGAGCTCGCTGGAGGAGGGCTGCGGCAAGCTCGGCATCCAGAACCTGAAGCAGGGCATCGTCACGCGCGGCATCCTGCTCGACTTCGCGCGCCTGAAGGGCGTGCCGTACCTGGAGCCGCAGACGCCGATCTACGTCGAGGACATCGAGGCCTGGGAAGAGATGGCCGGGGTCACGGTCTCGCCGGGCGACGTCGTCTTCGTGCGGACCGGCCGCTGGGCGCGCCGCGCCGCGCTCGGGCCGTGGCAGGTCTCGGGCAACAGCGCCGGGCTGCACGCGTCGGTGCTGCCCTGGATCAAGGAGCGCGGCGTCGCCATCGTCGGCAGCGACGCGGCCAGCGACGTGATGCCGTCGCTGGTCGAGGGCGTCACCCAGCCCGTCCACACGATGCTCATCGCCGGGCTCGGCACGCACATCTTCGACAACATGGACCTGGAGGCGCTGGCCGAGACCGCGGCGCAGGAGAACCGCTGGGAGTTCATGCTGACCGCCGGGCCGATCCCGGTCGAGGGAGGCACCGGCTCACCGCTCAACCCGATCGCGATCTTCTGA
- a CDS encoding glycosyltransferase family 4 protein: protein MPCWICESSACSPPIRVPDDVSTQSIMFQQLVTGAPRRRDGAEHGARRRVWRRAPKRLAGSESLPIPPLHDLAPRNSASLRSAARASRIHGVPASAKDVASEPGKENGIRARRERAAAGVRAAGDWLRRLGAAAAGASPDGRLTVAVDVRAFWEPLTGVGWYLYELLRHLAAAEGLRLRLYGPTLFPNPDAPGPVVDPPRGPAIEMVTGLAPPGRWGRRRSVLRALRLMEPLVFALQRNAVLFAPNFILPRAFRLSRGATVATVHDLAFRRLPGTVREETRAALDAQFHRTLARASAVITVSRTVRDELLATEAIGAARVTAIHHGPGHLSTRKGGAPPPGTPGRYMLHVGTIEPRKNIELLLGVWESWVADDPAAPALLLCGRRGWKSEALHAAFDRAAAAGWLHHPGYVDDDALAALYRGALAVVCPSLYEGFGLPLVEGMAAGTPVVASDIPVFREVAGDAAVFAPVHDPAAWKRALVALAHDEILRGRLAELGRERAGGFDWAAAAARTGEVLRRAARDG from the coding sequence ATGCCGTGCTGGATCTGCGAGTCATCTGCGTGCTCCCCCCCGATACGCGTGCCTGATGATGTATCGACGCAGAGCATTATGTTCCAACAGCTCGTGACGGGAGCTCCGAGACGCAGGGATGGGGCCGAACACGGAGCCCGGCGACGGGTTTGGCGGCGCGCCCCGAAACGCCTCGCAGGCTCGGAGTCCTTGCCCATCCCCCCACTCCATGACCTTGCGCCTCGGAACTCCGCATCGCTGCGTTCTGCGGCGCGAGCTTCTAGAATCCACGGCGTGCCTGCGTCCGCCAAGGATGTTGCGAGTGAGCCGGGAAAGGAGAACGGCATCCGCGCGCGCCGGGAGCGGGCCGCCGCGGGCGTCCGCGCGGCAGGCGATTGGTTGCGGCGCCTGGGCGCCGCCGCGGCTGGCGCGTCCCCGGACGGGCGACTGACCGTTGCGGTCGACGTCCGCGCGTTCTGGGAGCCCCTGACCGGCGTCGGCTGGTACCTGTACGAGCTCCTCCGGCACCTGGCCGCGGCGGAGGGGCTGCGCCTGCGGCTCTACGGACCGACGCTGTTTCCCAACCCGGACGCGCCGGGTCCGGTCGTGGACCCGCCCCGCGGCCCGGCCATCGAGATGGTGACGGGGCTGGCGCCGCCCGGCCGGTGGGGCCGGCGGCGCAGCGTGCTGCGCGCCCTGCGGCTGATGGAGCCGCTGGTCTTCGCCCTGCAGCGCAACGCGGTGCTCTTCGCGCCGAACTTCATACTGCCGCGGGCGTTTCGGCTGTCCCGCGGAGCGACCGTGGCGACGGTCCACGACCTCGCGTTCCGCCGGCTGCCGGGGACGGTTCGCGAGGAGACGCGCGCCGCTCTCGATGCGCAGTTCCATCGCACGCTGGCCCGCGCGAGCGCCGTGATCACCGTGTCGCGCACGGTTCGCGACGAGCTCCTCGCGACCGAGGCGATCGGGGCGGCGCGGGTCACCGCGATTCACCACGGTCCGGGGCACCTGTCGACGCGGAAGGGCGGGGCGCCGCCTCCCGGAACCCCCGGGCGCTACATGCTGCACGTCGGCACCATCGAGCCGCGCAAGAACATCGAGCTGCTGCTCGGCGTGTGGGAGTCGTGGGTGGCCGACGACCCGGCGGCGCCGGCGCTCCTGCTGTGCGGCCGGCGGGGCTGGAAGAGCGAGGCGCTGCACGCGGCGTTCGACCGCGCCGCCGCGGCCGGCTGGCTGCATCATCCCGGCTACGTCGACGACGACGCGTTGGCCGCCCTCTACCGCGGAGCGCTCGCCGTCGTCTGTCCCTCGCTGTACGAGGGCTTCGGCCTGCCGCTGGTCGAGGGAATGGCGGCCGGCACGCCGGTCGTGGCGAGCGACATTCCGGTGTTCCGGGAGGTCGCCGGCGATGCGGCCGTCTTCGCGCCGGTGCACGATCCCGCGGCCTGGAAGCGGGCGCTGGTCGCGCTCGCGCACGACGAGATCCTGCGCGGGCGTCTGGCCGAGCTGGGACGGGAGCGGGCCGGGGGGTTCGACTGGGCGGCGGCGGCGGCGCGGACCGGCGAGGTCCTGCGGCGGGCGGCGCGGGACGGGTGA